A genomic stretch from Falco naumanni isolate bFalNau1 chromosome 8, bFalNau1.pat, whole genome shotgun sequence includes:
- the ASB1 gene encoding ankyrin repeat and SOCS box protein 1: MAEGGPPGGGDPPAASGGQAGRNLKEWLREQFCDHPIEHCEDTRLHDAAYVGDLPTLKSLLQEESFQSRINEKSVWCCGWLPCTPLRIAATAGHGPCVDFLLRKGAEIDLVDVKGQTALYVAVVNGHLECAKILLEAGADPNGSRHHRSTPVYHAARVGRADILRELIRYGADVDVNHHLTSRVPSLSLRPLTTLVVCPLYISAAYHNLQCFRLLLQAGANPDFNCCGPINIQGFSRGSPVCVMDAVLRHGCEAAFVHLLIDFGANLNLVKVEALGVESTGRVKVNPEALQVFKEARGHTRSLLSLCRIAVRRILGKSRLDLIHILPIPDPIKQFLLHEHS, encoded by the exons ATGGCGGAGGGCGgcccccccggcggcggggacCCGCCCGCCGCCTCAGGCGGGCAGGCAG GTCGTAACCTGAAGGAGTGGCTGCGGGAGCAGTTTTGCGACCACCCCATCGAGCACTGCGAGGACACCCGGCTGCACGACGCGGCCTACGTGGGGGACCTGCCCACCCTCAAgagcctgctgcaggaggagagctTCCAAAG CCGGATCAATGAGAAGTCAGTGTGGTGCTGCGGCTGGCTGCCCTGCACACCGCTACGCATCGCCGCCACCGCTGGCCATGGCCCCTGCGTTGACTTCCTCCTCCGCAAAGGGGCTGAGATTGATTTAGTGGATGTGAAGGGTCAGACCGCCCTCTACGTAGCTGTGGTCAACGGGCACCTTGAGTGTGCCAAGATCCTCCTGGAAGCTGGGGCTGACCCCAACGGCAGCCGGCATCACCGCAGCACCCCTGTCTACCATGCGGCACGCGTGGGCCGGGCAGACATCCTCCGGGAGCTGATCAG GTATGGTGCAGATGTGGATGTGAACCACCACCTCACTTCGCGGgtccccagcctctccctgcgGCCCCTTACCACACTGGTGGTCTGCCCCCTGTACATCAGTGCAGCCTACCACAACCTGCAGTGCTTTcggctgctgctccaggctggagcCAACCCGGATTTTAACTGCTGTGGGCCCATCAACATCCAGGGCTTCTCCCGGGGCTCCCCAGTGTGCGTGATGGACGCTGTCCTGCGGCATGGCTGTGAAGCGGCATTTGTCCACCTCTTGATTGACTTTGGAGCCAATCTGAACCTGGTGAAAGTGGAAGCCTTGGGAGTTGAATCCACGGGGAGGGTCAAAGTCAACCCTGAGGCACTGCAGGTGTTCAAAGAAGCAAGGG GCCACACCCGGAGCCTCTTGTCTCTCTGCCGCATAGCTGTACGAAGAATACTTGGCAAATCTCGTCTGGATCTGATCCATATCCTTCCAATCCCAGACCCCATTAAACAATTTTTACTTCACGAACACAGTTAA